From Alteromonas australica, one genomic window encodes:
- the hemJ gene encoding protoporphyrinogen oxidase HemJ, with the protein MYILWFKALHIFFMLAWMAGLFYLPRLFVYHANAKSQVVKDEFKVMERRLWYFVTPFAVLTLVFGVALIVSYGATWFKMSGWLHIKLLFLVAIYSYHFYLFKLMKQFARDENRHSAKFYRILNEAPVLLILGIVCLAVVKPL; encoded by the coding sequence ATGTATATTTTATGGTTTAAAGCACTTCACATCTTTTTTATGCTTGCTTGGATGGCTGGGCTGTTTTACTTACCGCGCCTGTTTGTTTACCACGCCAATGCAAAGTCGCAGGTGGTAAAAGACGAATTTAAGGTCATGGAAAGACGGCTATGGTATTTCGTGACACCCTTTGCGGTTCTGACCCTCGTCTTCGGCGTGGCACTTATTGTCAGTTACGGCGCCACGTGGTTTAAAATGTCTGGGTGGTTGCACATTAAACTGCTTTTTTTAGTTGCAATTTACAGCTATCACTTCTATCTATTTAAACTGATGAAACAGTTTGCACGTGATGAAAACAGGCATAGTGCTAAGTTTTATCGCATACTCAACGAAGCCCCCGTTTTACTCATTCTGGGTATTGTGTGTCTTGCGGTAGTTAAACCATTATAA
- a CDS encoding UPF0149 family protein, giving the protein MNTAPIDALAQVYENQNLHAVLPSKHEADGMIFAVAAAPEIPMPEAWMPWLIKQSSSVMVDQDVDALADVLMNTLRAHLMAMRDSNPNLPSACYFRPGIDIRQSTVTQWLTGLLYAHQQLESVWQEAWDRYEKQPPNEQTSQAEAPEKVLARCLKLFSTLANVELALAQRNDVQKKMLQENLPQLWQQLPAMLNEYVTLAGELASALPNQFETFTQTKT; this is encoded by the coding sequence ATGAATACAGCGCCTATAGATGCGTTAGCTCAGGTTTATGAAAATCAAAATTTACACGCTGTTCTGCCAAGTAAGCATGAAGCGGATGGTATGATTTTCGCGGTAGCCGCGGCGCCTGAAATTCCTATGCCAGAGGCGTGGATGCCATGGCTGATCAAGCAATCATCCAGTGTCATGGTGGATCAAGATGTGGATGCGTTGGCTGACGTGTTAATGAATACGCTGCGCGCACATCTCATGGCCATGCGTGATAGTAACCCTAATCTTCCTTCTGCTTGCTATTTCAGACCGGGTATCGATATCCGACAATCCACAGTGACGCAATGGTTAACTGGGCTGCTCTATGCACATCAGCAGTTAGAAAGCGTATGGCAAGAGGCGTGGGATAGGTACGAAAAACAGCCTCCTAATGAACAAACATCCCAAGCTGAAGCGCCTGAAAAGGTCCTCGCGCGGTGCTTAAAGTTATTCTCTACACTTGCCAATGTAGAGCTTGCGCTTGCCCAAAGAAATGACGTGCAGAAAAAGATGTTGCAGGAAAACCTTCCACAATTGTGGCAACAGCTACCGGCGATGCTAAATGAATATGTGACGTTAGCAGGGGAATTGGCGTCAGCGTTGCCTAACCAATTTGAAACTTTTACTCAAACCAAGACGTAA
- a CDS encoding Nramp family divalent metal transporter has product MAKDKSGYIIAAAFIGPGTVTTASLAGANFGLHLVWALLFSVFATIMLQDMAARLGVATQKGLADAMKDQIAHPTLKILLVALIVSAIGIGNAAYESGNLTGAAIGLNAFANLGTGTWAFILGICAALLLWTGRYQWIESVLVALVFIMAGVFFITFIVAKPDVVAMASQLLTPRLDSDVITTVLALIGTTIVPYNLFLHASLVAKSSAGLDKDQAVKRCRRQSAQAISVGGLITLIVMATAMMAFFNHAITMDAANMSEQLKPVLGDKAQWFFALGLFAAGLTSAITAPLAAAYAVCGALGISDNMKGKAFRAVWLIIILVGVSVAMMGFKPLPAILFAQATNGLLLPIIALFLLMVMNNKEALGEYRNSTLSNIAGGCVVATVIGLGSYKVLGLFF; this is encoded by the coding sequence ATGGCAAAAGATAAATCTGGATATATCATCGCAGCTGCCTTTATTGGGCCTGGCACAGTGACCACGGCTAGCCTTGCCGGGGCAAACTTCGGTCTTCATTTAGTGTGGGCATTACTCTTTTCTGTTTTCGCCACCATAATGCTGCAAGATATGGCAGCGCGCTTAGGTGTCGCTACCCAAAAAGGGCTGGCTGATGCGATGAAAGATCAGATTGCTCACCCCACCCTAAAAATACTCTTAGTGGCGCTGATTGTTTCTGCTATTGGTATTGGTAATGCAGCTTATGAATCTGGCAATTTAACCGGTGCGGCTATAGGGCTTAACGCCTTTGCCAATTTAGGCACAGGCACCTGGGCCTTTATCCTAGGAATTTGCGCTGCGTTACTCTTATGGACCGGTCGCTACCAATGGATAGAATCTGTCTTGGTCGCTTTAGTATTCATCATGGCTGGCGTATTTTTTATTACGTTTATTGTGGCTAAACCAGACGTGGTCGCCATGGCGTCACAACTGCTTACCCCTAGGCTAGATAGCGATGTCATTACCACCGTACTTGCGTTAATTGGCACGACGATTGTGCCTTATAATTTGTTCTTGCATGCAAGTCTTGTGGCTAAGTCTAGCGCAGGCCTAGATAAAGATCAGGCTGTTAAGCGTTGCAGACGTCAGTCGGCACAGGCAATCAGTGTGGGTGGTTTAATTACCCTTATAGTGATGGCAACCGCGATGATGGCGTTTTTTAACCATGCTATCACCATGGACGCCGCTAATATGTCTGAGCAACTTAAGCCCGTATTAGGGGATAAAGCCCAATGGTTTTTTGCTCTAGGGTTATTTGCCGCCGGCTTAACCAGCGCCATAACCGCTCCCCTTGCCGCAGCCTATGCTGTGTGTGGTGCTTTAGGTATCTCTGATAACATGAAAGGAAAGGCGTTTCGTGCTGTTTGGTTAATCATTATCCTGGTGGGCGTAAGCGTTGCCATGATGGGCTTTAAACCCTTACCCGCCATTTTGTTTGCCCAAGCCACCAATGGATTACTGCTTCCTATCATCGCGCTGTTTCTATTAATGGTAATGAACAACAAAGAAGCTTTGGGTGAATATCGCAATTCCACACTGAGTAATATTGCTGGAGGATGCGTGGTTGCAACCGTGATAGGACTAGGTAGCTACAAAGTGCTGGGGCTGTTTTTCTAA
- a CDS encoding MalY/PatB family protein, with the protein MTFNFDDTPSRKETFSFKWQKYNGKDIIPAWVADTEFRCAEPILNAISRHVDHGNLGYILPAQQTDAVNAVVRWLADKHDWQIKPEWLVWTPGVVPAFNVACKAYCEPGDKVLIQTPNYPPLLAAPKINDLERVDIGTVIDNSDSEKPRYTIDFEALESHAADPKCKLFIVCNPMNPVGSVLTQDEIDRIATICNQHNVRLCSDEIHCDLILEPGKTHIPAGRVSELENNSVTLMAASKTFNVAGLGTSFAVIPDAGLRRQFTQAAAGIMPWVTVLGLAATQAAFTECDDWHQAQLAYLKENRDRVFEAVNSIEGLSMIKPDATFLAWVDASGLKVDNVLTWAEQKGVGPSPGADFHQADHFRINYGCSKQMLEDILARLCQ; encoded by the coding sequence GTGACTTTTAACTTCGACGACACCCCATCTCGCAAAGAGACATTTTCATTCAAGTGGCAGAAATACAACGGGAAGGATATTATCCCAGCATGGGTCGCCGATACGGAGTTTCGTTGTGCTGAACCCATATTAAATGCCATTTCACGCCATGTAGATCATGGTAACTTAGGCTATATTCTACCTGCCCAACAAACAGACGCGGTGAATGCCGTTGTCCGCTGGCTTGCCGACAAACATGATTGGCAAATTAAGCCTGAATGGCTGGTATGGACCCCAGGTGTGGTGCCCGCATTTAATGTAGCATGCAAAGCCTATTGTGAGCCTGGCGATAAGGTGCTAATTCAAACGCCTAACTATCCACCCCTATTAGCTGCGCCTAAAATTAACGATTTGGAGCGAGTGGATATTGGCACGGTAATAGACAATAGCGACTCAGAAAAACCTCGTTATACCATTGATTTTGAAGCATTGGAAAGCCACGCTGCCGATCCTAAATGTAAGTTGTTTATCGTATGTAATCCGATGAACCCTGTGGGCTCTGTATTGACGCAAGACGAGATTGATAGAATTGCAACAATCTGTAATCAACATAACGTTCGCTTGTGCAGTGATGAAATTCATTGCGATCTTATTTTAGAGCCGGGCAAGACACATATCCCCGCAGGCCGAGTAAGCGAACTAGAAAATAACAGCGTTACGCTGATGGCGGCCAGTAAAACCTTTAACGTGGCAGGGCTTGGTACGTCCTTTGCGGTTATTCCAGACGCAGGGTTACGTCGTCAGTTTACGCAAGCTGCAGCGGGTATTATGCCGTGGGTGACCGTGTTAGGTTTAGCTGCCACACAGGCGGCATTTACTGAGTGTGATGACTGGCATCAAGCGCAATTAGCATATTTGAAAGAAAATCGTGACCGCGTATTTGAGGCCGTTAACAGCATTGAGGGGTTATCCATGATAAAGCCTGATGCGACCTTTTTAGCGTGGGTAGACGCTAGTGGCTTGAAGGTGGATAACGTGCTTACTTGGGCTGAGCAAAAAGGGGTGGGGCCATCACCGGGCGCAGATTTCCATCAAGCGGATCACTTTCGCATAAACTACGGCTGCAGTAAGCAAATGCTAGAGGATATTCTTGCGCGCCTTTGCCAATAA
- a CDS encoding response regulator, with protein MLSIAVIEDDLVTLDLITDALENRIGATVYPFSRSKIARDFLLQQTPDSLHLIISDQVMPEYDGLSLLKTCHAARLQIPFLLITADPNKNVVMEARKLGVNGFLAKPLNMEELTSKAVEVTNG; from the coding sequence GTGCTATCAATTGCAGTTATAGAAGATGATCTTGTTACGCTCGATCTCATTACCGATGCGCTCGAGAATCGAATAGGGGCGACGGTTTATCCGTTTAGCAGAAGTAAAATTGCCCGTGATTTTTTGCTTCAGCAAACCCCAGACTCCTTGCACTTAATCATTAGCGATCAGGTCATGCCTGAGTACGATGGGTTAAGCTTGCTAAAAACCTGTCACGCGGCTCGTTTACAAATCCCCTTTTTGCTGATTACCGCTGACCCTAACAAAAACGTTGTCATGGAAGCCAGAAAGCTAGGGGTGAATGGTTTTCTGGCTAAGCCGCTCAATATGGAAGAATTAACCAGCAAGGCGGTGGAAGTCACGAACGGATAA
- the typA gene encoding translational GTPase TypA, which translates to MNTTDISKLRNIAIIAHVDHGKTTLVDKLLQQSGTLESRGEQEERVMDSNDIEKERGITILAKNTAINWNDYRINIVDTPGHADFGGEVERVMSMADSVLLLVDAQEGPMPQTRFVTQKAFAQGLKPIVVINKIDKPGARPDWVMDQVFDLFDNLGATDEQLDFQVVYASALNGWASLDADAPTDDMTPLFQTIVDQVAAPDADVNGGFQMQISQLDYNSYVGVIGVGRVSRGSVKPNQQVTVVTADGKTRNGKVGLVYGYLGLERHEVDAANAGDIIAITGLGELKISDTICDVNAVEALPPLSVDEPTVTMTFQVNTSPFAGKEGKYVTSRNILERLNDELVHNVALRVEEMADPDKFRVSGRGELHLGILIENMRREGYELAVSRPEVILKEENGETQEPYETLTIDCEEQHQGSIMEQLGLRKAEMTDMSPDGKGRVRIDFVIPSRGLIGFQTEFMTMTSGSGLLYHTFDHYGPYKGGIIGKRKNGVLIANANGKALTNALFNLQERGRLFIGHGVEVYEGMVIGIHSRDNDLTVNALKGKQLTNVRASGTDEAQTLVPPIKMSLEQALEFIDDDELVEVTPESIRIRKKLLTENERKRASRAPKS; encoded by the coding sequence ATGAATACCACTGATATTAGTAAATTGCGTAACATCGCAATCATTGCCCACGTTGACCACGGTAAAACAACATTGGTTGACAAACTGTTACAACAGTCGGGCACCCTTGAATCTCGAGGCGAGCAAGAAGAGCGCGTGATGGACTCGAACGACATCGAGAAAGAACGCGGCATTACCATCTTAGCGAAAAACACTGCAATTAACTGGAATGACTACCGTATCAACATTGTTGATACTCCAGGACACGCCGATTTCGGTGGTGAAGTAGAGCGTGTTATGTCAATGGCTGACTCTGTACTTCTTCTTGTCGACGCACAAGAAGGTCCAATGCCGCAAACCCGTTTTGTTACGCAAAAAGCGTTTGCTCAAGGTCTTAAGCCAATTGTTGTTATTAACAAAATCGATAAGCCAGGCGCGCGCCCTGACTGGGTAATGGATCAAGTTTTTGACTTGTTTGATAACCTAGGTGCTACAGATGAACAGCTAGATTTCCAAGTTGTTTACGCTTCAGCGTTAAACGGCTGGGCGTCATTGGATGCCGATGCGCCTACCGATGACATGACACCACTTTTCCAAACTATCGTTGACCAAGTAGCTGCGCCTGACGCAGACGTTAACGGCGGTTTCCAAATGCAGATTTCTCAACTAGATTACAACTCTTATGTAGGCGTAATTGGTGTGGGTCGTGTAAGCCGTGGTTCTGTTAAGCCTAACCAGCAAGTCACGGTGGTCACTGCTGACGGTAAAACACGTAACGGAAAAGTGGGCCTAGTATATGGTTACCTTGGTCTAGAGCGACACGAAGTTGATGCGGCCAATGCGGGTGATATCATTGCTATCACAGGTCTTGGCGAACTGAAAATCTCTGACACGATTTGTGATGTCAATGCGGTTGAAGCACTTCCACCTCTTTCGGTAGATGAGCCAACGGTTACCATGACCTTCCAAGTTAATACTTCACCGTTTGCGGGTAAAGAAGGTAAGTACGTTACGTCTCGTAATATCCTAGAGCGTTTGAACGATGAACTGGTTCACAACGTAGCATTACGCGTTGAAGAAATGGCCGATCCGGATAAGTTCCGCGTGTCAGGTCGTGGCGAACTTCACTTAGGTATTCTTATTGAGAATATGCGTCGTGAAGGTTACGAGCTTGCGGTATCACGTCCAGAAGTTATCTTGAAAGAAGAAAATGGCGAAACGCAAGAGCCGTATGAAACCTTGACCATCGACTGTGAAGAGCAGCACCAAGGTTCAATTATGGAACAACTTGGTTTACGTAAAGCTGAAATGACTGATATGTCTCCAGATGGCAAAGGTCGTGTACGTATTGACTTCGTTATTCCTAGCCGTGGCCTAATCGGATTCCAAACTGAATTCATGACAATGACGTCAGGTTCTGGTTTGCTTTATCATACATTCGACCATTACGGCCCGTACAAAGGCGGTATTATTGGTAAGCGTAAGAATGGTGTTCTTATCGCGAATGCGAACGGTAAAGCCCTAACTAACGCATTGTTTAACCTTCAAGAACGTGGTCGTTTATTCATTGGCCATGGTGTAGAAGTATACGAAGGTATGGTGATTGGTATTCATAGCCGTGACAACGACCTAACGGTTAACGCGCTTAAAGGTAAGCAGCTAACTAACGTTCGTGCATCGGGTACTGATGAAGCACAAACACTTGTGCCGCCAATCAAAATGTCTCTCGAGCAAGCGCTTGAATTTATTGATGATGACGAGCTAGTCGAGGTGACGCCTGAGTCTATTCGTATTCGTAAGAAGCTTCTTACTGAAAACGAACGTAAGCGTGCTTCTCGCGCACCTAAGTCGTAA